From the genome of Candidatus Defluviilinea proxima:
GGTTGGCTTCCGGACAACCTTTGCAATCGGTTCAAGTGGAAGCACGTGCTTTTGGAAAACTCGATTGGGTTCCGGATAACTGGGGCATGCGACCGATCATCAATCTGCCTCCAGGAAAATCTTATTTGGTGGCACGTGCCATTCAGGAAGTCTCGATGGAGACCGTGCAGCGAGAACGCTTGTATACCTTCACCGGTTGGCATGAGTGTGATGGCAAGCGCGGGTTCCTCACTACATCTGGTTGGTTGGGTGCAGATGGATTGAACGACCAAGTGCGGGTGGATCTGGGTTCGAACAACCTGCGGCATTACGCCCTACCAAAAGAGGAGATCAATCCGGAAGAAGCGGTACGTGCGACGTTGGAATTTCTGCAACTTGGTCCGCGCAAGGTAACAACTCCATTATGGGCTGCGATGTACGCGGCTCCGTTGACCTGTTTGCGACCTTTGAATGCTGTGCTTTCCGTGTATGGTACGACACAAAGTGGCAAGTCCACACTCGCGCATTTGGCGCTGAGTCATTTTGGAACGGGCTTTATTCAAGGACGGGATTACCATGCGCCCATTGATTGGACTTCCACCGTGACAGCGATTGAAGCGGCGATGTTCTACGCTAAAGATATACCGCTCGTGATCGATGACTTTGCGCCGCAATTTTCCGGCGTGGCGGAAGCGCGAAGCATGCATAAAAAAGCGCATCATGTTGTTCGCTCAGTGGGGAACCGTTCTGCGCGTGGTCGTTCACGAGCCGACCTCTCCCAACAAAACACGCGCTTCCCACGTGGACTGGTGATCATGACCGCGGAGAATCCCTTGATCGGGCAAAGCATTGTTGGACGCATGGTGTATGTGGGCGTGGAGCCTGGTGATATTCTGCCGGCACCAGGTTCACAGAATGATGGGGAAGACAAACTGACTAACCTTCAGGGAAAGGCACAACAAGGCTTGCTCGCGCAGGCGATGAAGATGTATCTGCAATATCTGGCTGAGAATTGGGAGCGTATAGTCACTGAGTATCCCGTGCTAGTGGACAAGGCTGCTCAGATCGCGCGGCAGGCTGGCAATTTGCAAAACCGCCTGCCAGATGCGTATGCGGTGTTGGCGGCTTCCCAGGAATTGGCGATCCGTTGTTTTGAGGAAATGCAGTTGATCTCTTTTGCAGATGCAGATCGCTTGACCGCTGAGAACAACGCTGCGCTTCTAACGATTATCCAGAATCAGGCGGAGCAGGTTGCAGCGGAGTCGCCGGTCCGCAAATTCTTCACTGCCATCGCCTACCTGCTGGTGGAAGGAAAAGTATATTTGGCGCCGCGAACCCTAGATGAGGAGTATCAACCACCATTCAATGCAGATCAAATTGGTTATTACGATTCTGGTGCGGATCAGAAGATGATTTATCTGCGCACAGAGACCAGCCTGGCGCGTGCCAAGGAATACTGGCGGGGGTTGGATGAAAATTTGGATATCATGCCCGATGCTCTGCGCCGGCAACTGCGCCAAGTGGATGGCTTACTGGCACAAGTGGGGGAGCGTCAGGTGGAGGCGAGCAAGTCTTGTCGTGGAATCAAGCAGCGTGTATTGGTGGTGGATATCCATAAGGTGGAGCAGATGTACGGTGTTTCTTTGGCAAGACCTGAAAAGTAGATACTTACGAACATAAAGCCTGGCTTACGTGAAAACGGAGCCAGGCTTTTTTGATTCTTGGCTTTTGAAGGTTGAGGAAAAAATTAATTAAAATTTCGCGTTCTCTTGTAGTTCAGTAGTTCCCTGAAAAAATTAGTACCAATATATGGATCGATAAATCTATTTTCAAATTAATAATCCGTTATATGGGGGTATTTTGACGGAACTACTCAGGGAACTACTCGGGAACTACTTGGGAACTGCAATCGACCGACAGAGAACTACTCTGGCTTGGTGCAGTTCCCGATGCAGTTCCCGAAAACACCCGCCAGATATTGGGATAAAGAGCTTTGATAAAAGATAAATCTCCAAATATGGCGGGTGTCCGCGATGAGGGAACTACTGAACTACAACAGGAAGAGCATATGGGAATTAATTAAATTTTCCGGCATTTGGCTTGGACAGATGCGCCTGTCCATAATGATTTAGCGACACATTGACAAGACCCCTGATTGGTTTTCTTTATCATGCTTTTCTAAAGGAGACCATAACATGACTGATCAATCTCGTTCGCATTTTCATGTAGCCCTATCTAATTTTGTTGAAAAATCCTGTCGTGACGAAGAAGTGTTTCGTATTTTTGAAGTATTCCTGGAACAAGAAAATCCAATGACGTTGGAGGAGTTGGCTGAGCATGTTTTCGATGAAGAAACACCCGAAGAGGATGAGTATTTTGTATTGGAATTTGAGGAGAAGCATGAGAATGCGTATCGCGATACCCATATGCGCGAAGGGATCGCAGAACTGCAGGGACTTGCTGTTCCCATCCTGATATCCGAAGATGGAAAATATCGGCTTGGAAATTCCATTGATGATATTTGGGAGATGGTGTCTTCTCTGGAGGAGGAGATTAAACAACTCAACGGAAAGCTAAACACAATGTATCTGAATCTCGGTCGGCAGGTTGAAACGTATCACGATGAAGAAAGTTAACTCCATGTCTAACCTGGCGTTGGACTGGGCGCCGATTCAGCTTGCAAACAAGGGGAAGGTAATTGTCGATGTGTTCAAGTGCAGCCTGTCCGCAACGGACGGGCTGCCGCCTTATGCCCAGGCACGGATTATTGACCTGATTGCCAATCGCTTGGTCAAGGCACGACCCCGTGCCTGTCTGTGGGTTTCGGTGGATGCGCCGGGAAGATGGTATTTGCATGAGATTATGCGATTGGTGAAACGCAAGATGCCGATTGCGATCCTGCCGATAGGACATGCTCCCAAGGATCATTGGGATTTCAATCCACACGGATATCCGAGCCTTGCTGAAAATGCTCCAATTCCACAACTAGCGTCTCCATTTGTTGCAAGTGACTTTGGATACAAGCCGAATGTCATTCGTGTCTTGCGCATTCTAGCTCGTCTCAAAACTGCTCACACATCTGAGATTGTGTCGCTGGCTGGTTTTAGCAAAACACATATCCGGTCGCTTCTGAAAAAACTTCAGGTGGCGAATCTCATCGAGTGGAAGCGAATAGGGAAGTATGATGGGTGGGCGATTAGAAACACGGGATTAAGTCTGGCGCATCGTTCTTGGAATATTCCCAAAGGCGTTCACTTTACAAAATACCGAGGCGAATTCCGATATGCTGCTGAGCGCCATCGACGCAAGTCGCGGATGTGGAGGGCATGGTTGGAAGCTGCCTATCGTAACATTGAAATATGGGAGAGTTGGACTGAGGTGCCAGTCAAATATGGCATTCCGGATGCGCTGGCGTGGGGTACACACTATGGACGAGAAACCTTATTTTGGTTGGAAGTGGATAGCGGACATAGTTCAACCAAAACGATTGAGGCAAACTATAAGCGGCGCTTGCAACTGGCGTATGACCATGCGCAAGAATGGGGGATACCTATTGTCTTCTGCATCATGGGTCCACCCTGGGTAGTGGAGCGTTTCGGTTGGAACATTCCGAGAGTGATTAGTCCCTGGGTTGCGATTATCGGACACGACTGGCGGGATTTTGGGAATTTGCCGATCTATGAATTTGGACAATGGATGCGGAATTTTGAGATGAGTCGTTTTTATAAGCCATCCCGTTCTTACAATGAATTACCCTTTGATCCGAAACTATATCCTCCAAAACCAAGGCGATTAAAAAATCAAGCACCACTGAAATCCAAATCTTCAAAGCCAAAATTCTCAACGGGTTCTGAAGATGCCAACAACTGGTATCGGGGGGAGTCTGAGAAGGAGGAGTGATGCACTAATGAAAGTGGCGCAACGGGGGAGCGCTATTTATGCGACGAATTTTTACTGTTTCTGGTGGCTAGGTCGGGTATACTTAGGAGACAAGATGGGGTTATCCCATGACTTAAAATGACCAAATGAAAAGTCAAAATCAATCCTCCGCAAACTTCTCTCACTTACAGGCTTATGATGAACAGCTTGTACTTTTGGGTGCGCTTGCGGAGAAATATTTTGCGGACGACCCGAATACCAGCCTGATTAAGATACGACAGTTTGGGGAATTGCTGGCGAAGCATGTTGCCACGCAGATGGGATTGTACGATACCGAGAAAGATGAAAGCCAGTACGAACTTCTACGCCGCTTGCGGGATGAAGGCGCATTGACTTATGAAACCTATCAATTATTTGGTGAGATTCGGAGGATGGGGAATGTAGCGAATCATGCCAATCAGGGAGACCAGGCAATCGCGCTGAACATCCTGAAAATGGGATGGCAGTTGGGCGTCTGGTTTCAGCGCACTTTTGTAAAAGCGGATTTCAAGGCGGCGGATTTTGTCGAACCCTCGGCGATCAGCGAAACAGATGCCTTGTTAGTAGAGCGGGAAAAGCTTGCGGAACAGGTTGAAAAAGCCACTGCCAAAGTGGAAGCCTTGCTCCAGAAACAACAAGCAGAAGCAGAGAAGAAACGATCCACCACATTTGAAAAATACCGAAGGGCTGCAACAACTGCCAGCCAGTTTGTGCGTTTGGATGAAGCCCAAACCCGCCAGATCATTGATGCGCAGTTACGTGCGGCAGGCTGGGAAGCGGATACAGTCAACCTGCGTTACAACAATGGGACACAACCCGAGCGCGGCAGGAATTTGGCGATTGCGGAATATCCCACTGCCAGCGGACCTGCGGATTATGTGTTGTTCATCGGGTTGATGCCCGTGGCAGTGGTGGAAGCCAAGCGCAAGAATGTAGATGTTTCAGCGGCATTGGTGCAGGCAAAGCGGTACAGCCGTGATATTTTCCTTATGGATGATATGCAAGCACCAGGTGATGGATGGGGTGAGTATAAGATTCCTTTTGCATTCTCTTCCAATGGGCGACCCTATTTGAAGCAACTGGAAACGCACAGTGGGATTTGGTTTGTGGATTTACGTCGCTCGACGAATTTGAGTCATGCATTGGATGGATGGTACACGCCCGAAGGTTTGAAGGAATTATTGAAACGTGATGAAGTGGCAGCTCATCAACAATTGGAAACAGAGTCATTTGATTATGGATTCACCCTGCGCTATTACCAGAAGGATGCCATTCGAGCTGCAGAAAACGGAATTGCGGAAGGTCGCCGCGAGATGTTATTGGCGATGGCAACTGGCACAGGCAAGACTAAAACCTGTATTGCGTTGATTTATCGTCTGTTGAAAGTACAGCGCTTCAAGCGGATTTTGTTCCTGGTGGATCGCGAAGCATTAGGCGAACAGGCTGCGAATGCTTTCAAAGACACGCGCATGGATAGCATTCAAAGTTTTGCCGATATTTTCGGAATCAAAGAACTCGACGAGACTACGCCAGATAGTGACACAGCGGTACAGATTGCCACGGTACAAGGAATGGTCAAGCGGGTTTTGTATCCGTCTGAGAATGTAACCCCGCCGGCAGTGGACCAATATGACTGCATTGTGGTGGATGAGTGTCATCGTGGATATTTGCTTGATCGTGAATTGTCGGACACAGAGCTTTCCTTCCGAAGTTATGAGGATTACATCTCGAAGTATCGGCGGGTGATCGAATACTTCGATGCGGTCAAGGTAGGGTTGACGGCTACACCTGCCTTGCACACGACTCAAATTTTCGGCGCACCAATCTATACCTACACTTATCGTGAAGCAGTGATTGACGGCTTCCTCATTGACCATGAACCGCCGATTCAAATCAAGACGAAGTTATTGAATGACGGAATCACCTGGCAGGCAGGTGAAGAGGTGAAGGTTTTTGACCCGCGCACTCAGCAGATTGATTTGCACATGCTGCCTGATGAAGTTCACCTAGATGTGGATTCATTTAATCGTCGGGTAATTACTCGTCCGTTCAATGAGGTGGTTTGCAAGTATCTGGCGCAGGAAATTGACCCATTCTCAAAACAGAAGACGCTTATCTTTTGTGTGAACGACAAACACGCAGACATGGTGGTGGACTTGCTCAAGCAAGCATTCCAGGCACAATATGGCAGCGTGGATGATGATGCCATCGTCAAGATTACGGGGACAGCAGATAAGCCGCTTGAGTTGATCCGCCGTTACAAGAACGAGCGCAACCCGACTATCTCGGTCACGGTGGATTTGCTAACTACAGGCGTGGATGTACCCGAGATTTGTAATATCGTATTTTTGCGACGTGTGAACAGTCGTATTCTGTTCGAGCAGATGTTGGGACGCGCTACCCGCCTATGCCCTGAAGTGGAAAAGGAAACGTTCCGTGTGTTCGATGCGGTGCGATTGTATGAAGCGCTTGAAGGCGTGACTGCGATGAAGCCTGTGGTGGTTGACCCGCAACTGACGTTCAGCCAGTTGATGGCAGAGATGACCAGTGTGAACGATGAAGCGGTGAAGAAACTGCTTAGGGAACAGTTTCTTGCCAAGTTTCAGAGAAAGAAGCGCCGCCTAAGCGAGGACAATGCGCGGGATTTTGAATCCGTTGCAGGCTTAAGTCCAGAGGCGTTTGGTCAGAAGTTGAGTCAGATGTCTTTGAATGAAGTGGCAGGTTGGTTTACGGAAAATACGCAATTGGGAGAAATCCTGGACCGCATTAATCCAGACCAGCGCCCGATGTTGATCTCGGAGCATCCCGATGCGTTCGTAGGGGCGGAACGTGGTTATGGGGCGGCAGAAAAGCCCGAAGATTATTTGAAATCATTTGGTGAGTTTATCAAGACACACCGTGATGAAATTCCAGCACTGTTGACAGTGCTGACTCGTCCGCGTGAGTTGACCCGCAAGCAGTTGCGCGAACTGGCGATGGAGTTGGATCGGGCGGGGTTCAGTGAAGCGAACATCACCACTGCCTGGCGCGAAATGACCAACCAGGATGTTGCGGCACATATCGTTGGCTTTATCCGTCACCTGGCAACGGGTGACCCGCTTGTGCCGTATGAACAGCGGGTGGATTGGGCGTTGAGCCAGATACTTGTGGCTCGTCAATGGAGACAGCCTCAACGGGATTGGTTGATGAAAATTGCGGCGCAGACGAAAGCAAACGTCATTGTGGATCGCGATGCATTGGATGACCCCGATTTGATTTTCTCCCGCGAAGGCGGCGGATTCACGAGGCTCGACAAGATGTTTGACGGACAACTGGCGAATACGCTTGAAACATTTAATGACTTACTATGGAAAAAGGACACCACTCAATGACGCCACAGAAAAAGAAGCAGGCTGTTAGTAAGAAAGAAATAAAAACATCCAATAAAACAATAACGAATGATGCGGTTGTCTCTCAATCCTTAACCACAGTCAAGGCAGGAACCGTCACAGAGGCTATTGTTGCCAAATTGTGGAATTTGTGCAACGTGCTCAAAGACGATGGCGTGACCTATCATCAATATGTCACTGAATTGACTTACCTGCTCTTTCTCAAGATGGCGAAGGAAACCAACACTGAAGGTCAATTACCAGATGGTTACCGATGGGATGATTTGGAACATGAAAGTGCTGCGACACGCCTGGATACTTACAGAAAACTTCTTATCCATTTGGGCAATCATGGTTCTTTGTTGGTGCGCGAGATTTTCGCCAATGCAAGTTCGTTCATCAAGAAACCCACCACGCTTTCGATTTTGGTGACAGAGATTGACAAACTAGATTGGTATAACGCTCGTCGCGAAGGTATGGGTGACCTATACGAAGGCTTGCTTGAAAAGAATGCTAATGAGAAGAAGTCAGGGGCAGGACAATATTTCACGCCACGTCCACTGATTGATAGCATGGTCGCGGTGATGAAGCCGAGGCTGGATGACATTGTTCAAGACCCTGCCGCAGGTACGGGTGGATTCTTGATTGCCGCCAATCGCTATATTCGAGATAATAGCGACCCCGATTCATGGACGGAATCCCAGCAGCGCAAATATCGTCGCAATACGTTTTACGGCATGGAATTTGTACAGGATACGCACCGTCTGGCGCTGATGAACCTCATGCTGCATGGTCTCGATTCAGACCCTACTGCGGCTGGCATCCGGTATGGAGATACCCTCTCCCCTGAGGGCGAGCAATTACCCAAAGCCACACTCATCCTCACCAATCCGCCGTTTGGGACAAAGAAGGGCGGAGGTTTGCCTACGCGGACCGATTTCACCTTTCCCACGAGCAACAAACAGTTTGCGTTTTTACAACACATCTATCGTGGGCTGAAACCTGGTGGGCGTGCCGCGGTGGTTCTGCCCGACAATGTACTCTTTGAAGCCAACACGGGCAGGCAGATCCGCACTGACTTGATGGACAAGTGCAACCTGCACACCATTTTGCGCCTGCCTACGGGTATCTTTTATGCGCAGGGCGTGAAGACCAATGTACTATTCTTTACACGCGGTGAAACAGAAAAGGGCAACACGAAGGAAGTGTGGGTGTATGACTTGCGCGCTAACATGCCAGCCTTTGGTAAACGGACTGAATTAAAGCAAGGTCACTTTAAGCCGTTTGAAGATTGCTACGGTGATGAGCCAACATACCTAGCCGAAAGAGAAATGAGAAAAGAAACGGAACGCTTCCGCCGTTTCGCACGGGACTGGGTAGCGGGACGCGGCGACAATTTGGATATTGCCTGGTTGAAAGATGATTCCGAAACCGCTGCCGAAGATTTGCCCGAACCTGAAGCATTGGCAGAAGAAGCCTTAGGCGAACTCGAAGCAGCAATAGCGGAGATCCGCAGTATCTTGATTGAGTTGGGCGATGAGGTGGGCAGTGAGTGATTTGCCGATTGGTTGGGTTGAAACAAAACTTGGCGAAGTTGTTAATTATGGCAAAACAGAAAAGGTTGAGCCGAAAAATATACCTGCCAATGCTTGGATATTAGAACTTGAAGATATTGAAAAAGACACTTCACGTCTTTTACAGCGTTTAACTTTTGCTCAAAGGGATTCAAAGAGCACAAAAAATGCTTTCAAAAAGGACGATGTTTTATATGGAAAACTCCGCCCGTATCTAAACAAAATTATTGTTGCCGACCGAGATGGTTTTTGCACAACTGAGATCATTCCGATAAAACCAAATGAAGCAATTATTGGACGTTATTTGTTTTACTGGCTCAAGAATCCAGAATTCCTGAATCATGTAAATTCAGTGAGTTACGGATTGAACATGCCGAGACTTGGAACAAAAGATGGTCTTGCTGCACCGCTTGTTTTAGCCCCGCTCGACGAACAAAAACGCATTGCCGAAAAACTCGATTCCCTGCTCGCTCGCGTGGACTCGTGCCAGTTGCACCTGGAACGCGTCCCGCAAATTCTCAAACGATTCCGCCAGTCCGTTCTTGCAGTGGCTACGTCAGGTCGCTTGACGGAGGATTGGAGGGATGAACACACCAACTTACCAAAGTATCGGACTGTGACTTTACGAGAAGTCGCTACAGGTTTTAATTACGGTACATCTGCCAAATCTCAGAGATCTGGAAATATCCCTGTTTTGCGAATGGGAAATATTCAAGATGGAAAACTGGATTGGAATGATTTGGTTTTTACATCAGACAAAGATGAAATTGAAAAGTATAAATTGGTAAAGGGTGATGTCTTGTTTAACCGAACCAATAGCCCAGAATGGGTTGGGAAAACTGCTGTTTATAAAGATGAACAACCAGCAATATATGCAGGGTACTTAGTTCGAGTCAAATGCGGCGATGAGCTTCTGCCTGATTTTCTAAATTACTGCTTGAATAGTCCGATGGGACGCGACTGGCGTTGGCGAGTTAAATCTGATGGCGTTAGTCAATCAAATATCAATGCTCAAAAATTGGCGGATTTTGAATTTGAACTTCCTCCAGTTGAAGAACAAACCGAAATCGTGCGGCGCGTCGAGAAGCTGTTTGCCTACGCTGAACGTCTCGAAGCCCGCTACTATTCCGCATCCGAACAGGTCGAACGGCTGACGCCGTCCCTGCTGGCGAAGGCGTTCCGCGGGGAGTTGGTGGAGCAGGACCCGAATGATGAGTCCGCGGAGGGAGTGATGGAGAAGGTCAAGGCAAGGCGGGAGGATATCTCGCCGCAGAAGACGGGTCCACGTAGGGAGAGGAAGGGATAATATGACTGGTTCATCCAAGGCTACGACAAAACCAGAGATGCAAATGGCTTTGCTCAAGGTGCTGAAAGCCCTTACGACTTTACCTGCACAAGTCATATTTTACGGGTCAATAATTTTGGCAATCGCAGCAACAGGCGGCGCACAGCTGCCAGGTGTTTTAGGAATGTTATCTACAACTATTGGAATGAATTTGCTTTCCAATATGCTTGAGCGAGTTGTGCAAGGGGAAAATGTTCTTGACGAAGAAATTCAAAAAGTTGTTCAAGAAACAATCCAAACCACAGGCATTGAGAATCTTCTTACTAGCAACGAATTTCAGCGGGTGACAGCTCATGTGTTTCGACAATTCGATTTGTTGAAATACGCTGTGCAAAGAGGAGAAATCAATATCGCAGCTTTGCTTTCTGAACAATTTGCAGAACATAAAATTATGTTGGAAGAAATGCAAATTGAACTAACTGCCATTAGCGAGAAATTAGATACATTAGCCACACGGGAACAGGGCGAAAGAATAATAAAACTGATTCGACAATTACATGAAACTCAAGGCATCATCGGAGTGCTTCCAGATACAGATAAGGTAATGAACGAAATATTCAAGATATTAAGCGACGAAGCAAAGGACGGTCCACGGCTATTTAGTATTGCACCCGTTAACAGAAGCTCGCTTGATCCTAAAGAGTGGCTAAGCACAAAATATAAGGTCATTTTATGGTGTGAACATTCGGGTTTACCACTGGTTGTTCTTAATGGCGAGGGTGATAAGCGCGGAGTTTATGAATTAGATTTACCGCGGGAATGGGTTCTGCAAGCTGCTCCTTACTTAAAAACAATTTCCACAGCCTTAGGTTTAGTCTTTCCTATTCTATCTTCTGCATATACTAACTTATTATCATCTGATGATCAATATAAATTTATAGAAAAACAACTTTCCTTCAGCAGAGATGTATTTGATGCTATGCTTACAGACACAGATAAAAGTTCTATCTGGACAGATAAACCAGATGTTCTTGTTCTGCCACATGGAGTCCCTCAAAAAGCCGAAGGTGCTCTTCTTCGTGAATTCCATGCGTTTCTAAAAGCAAAAGATCCATCTTTTGGTGGTCTTGTACGAGTGATGAACAAGCAGAATGAATTTCTGTGGGTACATAAGCGATTTGCCAGCGAATACTGAAATTGGAAAATCAATATGCTTGAACCAAATCTG
Proteins encoded in this window:
- a CDS encoding DUF927 domain-containing protein, which gives rise to MNKKQIAAGRKPAASLGERDTLTYKSHDTTKPTRLDLSVVLSKVRLEELAQQAGAKLHRKSVELRGSCPLHKGDNPTAFSIYMDPSGHQRWRCYTKCDAGGDAFDFVQRWQGLDFIGAVKYLAEYAGLDLKNLGFDSQAIQGEVEQRKHTDLFEEAARYFAAQLWNKAGEPARTYLLGRGFSEKTLRETNWGFSKSDRGLMQHLQKSDADISLAKELGLVRADGLDFTANGNGANASPTGYVIYPHIWNGRSTYFSARALKPIDPDDKSRNLPGERQVYWALVPGDPNLIVVEGQSDAESLRQLGRSALALCGVGNLPALEIERIYKRRVIYLALDNDLHKTKLSAVEQDKIRKRKATVTRRLCEALGALTMVVPDLPFKDCNEWLLNDLTLQNLEKHLSSAKPWLDILIDQSRTLSPMEFDEALKLIVDHIRGLPDRIQSRYVSLVEKKLNLPRRDLRELMNHHENGNGNLYSEIRERRLHFMGDPLGNFWARISHELMVDDGLNPPTVRYSIEGGLASGQPLQSVQVEARAFGKLDWVPDNWGMRPIINLPPGKSYLVARAIQEVSMETVQRERLYTFTGWHECDGKRGFLTTSGWLGADGLNDQVRVDLGSNNLRHYALPKEEINPEEAVRATLEFLQLGPRKVTTPLWAAMYAAPLTCLRPLNAVLSVYGTTQSGKSTLAHLALSHFGTGFIQGRDYHAPIDWTSTVTAIEAAMFYAKDIPLVIDDFAPQFSGVAEARSMHKKAHHVVRSVGNRSARGRSRADLSQQNTRFPRGLVIMTAENPLIGQSIVGRMVYVGVEPGDILPAPGSQNDGEDKLTNLQGKAQQGLLAQAMKMYLQYLAENWERIVTEYPVLVDKAAQIARQAGNLQNRLPDAYAVLAASQELAIRCFEEMQLISFADADRLTAENNAALLTIIQNQAEQVAAESPVRKFFTAIAYLLVEGKVYLAPRTLDEEYQPPFNADQIGYYDSGADQKMIYLRTETSLARAKEYWRGLDENLDIMPDALRRQLRQVDGLLAQVGERQVEASKSCRGIKQRVLVVDIHKVEQMYGVSLARPEK
- a CDS encoding winged helix-turn-helix transcriptional regulator encodes the protein MKKVNSMSNLALDWAPIQLANKGKVIVDVFKCSLSATDGLPPYAQARIIDLIANRLVKARPRACLWVSVDAPGRWYLHEIMRLVKRKMPIAILPIGHAPKDHWDFNPHGYPSLAENAPIPQLASPFVASDFGYKPNVIRVLRILARLKTAHTSEIVSLAGFSKTHIRSLLKKLQVANLIEWKRIGKYDGWAIRNTGLSLAHRSWNIPKGVHFTKYRGEFRYAAERHRRKSRMWRAWLEAAYRNIEIWESWTEVPVKYGIPDALAWGTHYGRETLFWLEVDSGHSSTKTIEANYKRRLQLAYDHAQEWGIPIVFCIMGPPWVVERFGWNIPRVISPWVAIIGHDWRDFGNLPIYEFGQWMRNFEMSRFYKPSRSYNELPFDPKLYPPKPRRLKNQAPLKSKSSKPKFSTGSEDANNWYRGESEKEE
- the hsdR gene encoding type I restriction-modification system endonuclease is translated as MKSQNQSSANFSHLQAYDEQLVLLGALAEKYFADDPNTSLIKIRQFGELLAKHVATQMGLYDTEKDESQYELLRRLRDEGALTYETYQLFGEIRRMGNVANHANQGDQAIALNILKMGWQLGVWFQRTFVKADFKAADFVEPSAISETDALLVEREKLAEQVEKATAKVEALLQKQQAEAEKKRSTTFEKYRRAATTASQFVRLDEAQTRQIIDAQLRAAGWEADTVNLRYNNGTQPERGRNLAIAEYPTASGPADYVLFIGLMPVAVVEAKRKNVDVSAALVQAKRYSRDIFLMDDMQAPGDGWGEYKIPFAFSSNGRPYLKQLETHSGIWFVDLRRSTNLSHALDGWYTPEGLKELLKRDEVAAHQQLETESFDYGFTLRYYQKDAIRAAENGIAEGRREMLLAMATGTGKTKTCIALIYRLLKVQRFKRILFLVDREALGEQAANAFKDTRMDSIQSFADIFGIKELDETTPDSDTAVQIATVQGMVKRVLYPSENVTPPAVDQYDCIVVDECHRGYLLDRELSDTELSFRSYEDYISKYRRVIEYFDAVKVGLTATPALHTTQIFGAPIYTYTYREAVIDGFLIDHEPPIQIKTKLLNDGITWQAGEEVKVFDPRTQQIDLHMLPDEVHLDVDSFNRRVITRPFNEVVCKYLAQEIDPFSKQKTLIFCVNDKHADMVVDLLKQAFQAQYGSVDDDAIVKITGTADKPLELIRRYKNERNPTISVTVDLLTTGVDVPEICNIVFLRRVNSRILFEQMLGRATRLCPEVEKETFRVFDAVRLYEALEGVTAMKPVVVDPQLTFSQLMAEMTSVNDEAVKKLLREQFLAKFQRKKRRLSEDNARDFESVAGLSPEAFGQKLSQMSLNEVAGWFTENTQLGEILDRINPDQRPMLISEHPDAFVGAERGYGAAEKPEDYLKSFGEFIKTHRDEIPALLTVLTRPRELTRKQLRELAMELDRAGFSEANITTAWREMTNQDVAAHIVGFIRHLATGDPLVPYEQRVDWALSQILVARQWRQPQRDWLMKIAAQTKANVIVDRDALDDPDLIFSREGGGFTRLDKMFDGQLANTLETFNDLLWKKDTTQ
- a CDS encoding N-6 DNA methylase, giving the protein MTPQKKKQAVSKKEIKTSNKTITNDAVVSQSLTTVKAGTVTEAIVAKLWNLCNVLKDDGVTYHQYVTELTYLLFLKMAKETNTEGQLPDGYRWDDLEHESAATRLDTYRKLLIHLGNHGSLLVREIFANASSFIKKPTTLSILVTEIDKLDWYNARREGMGDLYEGLLEKNANEKKSGAGQYFTPRPLIDSMVAVMKPRLDDIVQDPAAGTGGFLIAANRYIRDNSDPDSWTESQQRKYRRNTFYGMEFVQDTHRLALMNLMLHGLDSDPTAAGIRYGDTLSPEGEQLPKATLILTNPPFGTKKGGGLPTRTDFTFPTSNKQFAFLQHIYRGLKPGGRAAVVLPDNVLFEANTGRQIRTDLMDKCNLHTILRLPTGIFYAQGVKTNVLFFTRGETEKGNTKEVWVYDLRANMPAFGKRTELKQGHFKPFEDCYGDEPTYLAEREMRKETERFRRFARDWVAGRGDNLDIAWLKDDSETAAEDLPEPEALAEEALGELEAAIAEIRSILIELGDEVGSE
- a CDS encoding restriction endonuclease subunit S, with translation MRWAVSDLPIGWVETKLGEVVNYGKTEKVEPKNIPANAWILELEDIEKDTSRLLQRLTFAQRDSKSTKNAFKKDDVLYGKLRPYLNKIIVADRDGFCTTEIIPIKPNEAIIGRYLFYWLKNPEFLNHVNSVSYGLNMPRLGTKDGLAAPLVLAPLDEQKRIAEKLDSLLARVDSCQLHLERVPQILKRFRQSVLAVATSGRLTEDWRDEHTNLPKYRTVTLREVATGFNYGTSAKSQRSGNIPVLRMGNIQDGKLDWNDLVFTSDKDEIEKYKLVKGDVLFNRTNSPEWVGKTAVYKDEQPAIYAGYLVRVKCGDELLPDFLNYCLNSPMGRDWRWRVKSDGVSQSNINAQKLADFEFELPPVEEQTEIVRRVEKLFAYAERLEARYYSASEQVERLTPSLLAKAFRGELVEQDPNDESAEGVMEKVKARREDISPQKTGPRRERKG